In Pseudomonas sp. PDM14, a genomic segment contains:
- a CDS encoding YqaA family protein: MIALWDVPAYAGLFFSALVAATLLPMQSEAVLVGLLLTERYPVAALLLVATLGNVLGSVLNWLLGRYIERLRHKRWFPISEARLHQAQRAYGRFGRWSLLLSWAPVIGDPLTVMAGVLREPFWRFLLLVSLAKAGRYLLLTALTLGWLA; encoded by the coding sequence ATGATTGCGCTGTGGGATGTGCCAGCCTACGCCGGCCTGTTCTTCTCCGCGCTGGTTGCTGCCACGCTGTTGCCGATGCAGTCCGAGGCCGTGCTGGTCGGCTTGCTGCTGACCGAGCGCTATCCCGTGGCGGCGCTGTTGCTGGTGGCGACGCTGGGCAACGTGCTGGGCTCGGTGCTCAATTGGCTGCTCGGTCGCTACATCGAACGCCTGCGCCACAAACGCTGGTTTCCCATCAGCGAGGCGCGGCTGCACCAGGCGCAGCGCGCTTACGGGCGCTTCGGCCGCTGGTCATTGCTGCTGAGCTGGGCGCCGGTGATCGGCGATCCGCTGACGGTGATGGCCGGGGTGTTGCGTGAGCCGTTCTGGCGCTTCCTGTTGCTCGTCAGCCTGGCCAAGGCCGGCCGTTACCTGCTCCTCACCGCGCTGACGCTCGGCTGGTTGGCGTAG
- a CDS encoding DUF3592 domain-containing protein: protein MDIFTAIYQVFERAAAGDKQSLALLAALYVCAVMVSSAMYLWLIWRWPSTTGQLVRCDVAMFGARDYVPSQQEYVGKVAYTYEVDGNAYSGNRLSPWKVMASANGRFVLQAQMRGIEVDPAGRVTVHYNPRKPAKSYLIRSGPFKQAVTLLAGLAPVLAYWWFFAR, encoded by the coding sequence ATGGACATCTTCACTGCCATCTATCAGGTTTTCGAACGGGCCGCCGCGGGCGACAAGCAGAGCCTGGCGCTGCTGGCGGCGCTGTATGTCTGTGCGGTCATGGTGTCTTCGGCGATGTACCTGTGGCTGATCTGGCGCTGGCCGAGCACCACCGGCCAGCTTGTTCGTTGTGATGTGGCGATGTTCGGCGCCCGTGATTACGTGCCGTCGCAGCAGGAGTACGTGGGCAAGGTCGCCTACACGTACGAGGTGGATGGCAACGCCTACAGCGGCAATCGCCTGTCGCCTTGGAAAGTCATGGCCAGCGCCAATGGCCGCTTTGTGCTGCAGGCGCAGATGCGCGGGATCGAGGTCGATCCTGCCGGGCGGGTTACGGTCCACTACAACCCGCGCAAACCCGCCAAGAGCTACCTGATCCGTTCCGGGCCGTTCAAGCAGGCTGTGACGTTACTGGCCGGGCTGGCTCCGGTGCTGGCCTATTGGTGGTTCTTCGCGCGTTGA
- a CDS encoding MmgE/PrpD family protein: protein MARRCAPPPELAAFANGSMVRFLDYNDGYMGLEPGHPSDNIPACLALAEAEGASGRELIAAIVVAYEIQMRLQDAASLNKRGWDHVNYINVAMAAAAARLLKLDEARTEQAINIALSGHLAMRQVRSGALSDWKGCSAANAARNAIFAANLARHGMTGPAPVFEGEMGLFKQVTGEFALDVENFGSAANGRFAILRSLTKTFPTNGELHTAVWAGIDLRGRLADLAQVEAIHIETSEFNRRVLADSAEKWRPRTRETADHSLPYNVARALLDGDISLASYAPEQIADPRAIALMSRTTVTEDPALTRLFPRYLANRVTLRLTSGETLSSEMLSGPGSLETPMGDADFERKFRKMAQPHISQDAQDEVLAFVARLERQTQYSPLFAAMLRRGSRSTG, encoded by the coding sequence GTGCGCTTTCTCGATTACAACGACGGCTACATGGGCCTCGAACCGGGCCACCCGAGCGACAACATCCCCGCCTGCCTGGCGCTGGCCGAGGCCGAAGGGGCGAGCGGCCGCGAGCTGATCGCCGCCATCGTCGTCGCCTACGAAATCCAGATGCGCCTGCAGGACGCCGCCAGCCTCAACAAGCGCGGCTGGGACCACGTCAACTACATCAACGTGGCCATGGCGGCCGCCGCGGCGCGCCTGCTGAAACTGGACGAGGCGCGCACCGAGCAGGCGATCAACATCGCCCTCAGCGGCCACCTGGCCATGCGCCAGGTGCGCTCCGGGGCGCTGTCGGACTGGAAGGGCTGTTCGGCGGCCAACGCCGCGCGCAACGCGATCTTCGCGGCGAACCTGGCGCGCCACGGCATGACCGGGCCGGCGCCGGTGTTCGAGGGCGAGATGGGCCTGTTCAAGCAGGTCACCGGCGAATTCGCGCTGGATGTCGAGAACTTCGGCAGCGCCGCCAATGGTCGCTTTGCCATCCTCCGCTCGCTGACCAAGACCTTCCCCACCAATGGCGAACTGCACACCGCGGTGTGGGCGGGCATCGATCTGCGCGGGCGCCTCGCCGACCTCGCGCAGGTGGAGGCCATCCATATCGAAACCTCGGAATTCAACCGCCGCGTGCTTGCCGATTCGGCGGAGAAATGGCGACCGCGCACGCGTGAAACCGCGGACCACAGCCTGCCCTACAACGTCGCGCGTGCCTTGCTGGATGGCGACATCAGCCTGGCGTCCTACGCGCCGGAGCAGATCGCCGACCCGCGCGCCATCGCCCTGATGAGCCGCACCACGGTGACCGAGGACCCGGCGCTGACGCGGCTGTTTCCGCGCTACCTGGCCAACCGGGTAACGCTGCGGCTGACCTCGGGCGAGACGTTGAGCAGCGAAATGCTCAGCGGCCCCGGCTCCCTGGAAACGCCGATGGGCGATGCCGACTTCGAGCGCAAGTTTCGCAAGATGGCGCAGCCGCACATCAGCCAGGATGCCCAGGATGAGGTACTGGCATTCGTCGCGCGGCTGGAGCGGCAAACGCAGTATTCGCCGTTGTTCGCCGCGATGCTCAGGCGCGGCTCGCGCTCCACAGGCTGA